A region of the Anaerobiospirillum thomasii genome:
GACATGCAGTACCTGATCAATACCATATTCAGTGTGCAGGGCATTGATGGCAATGTTCTGCATCAGAGTTTTTAAAATCTTTACTGTATTTAAAAAAGCCTTGTTCTGCTCCTGTCCTGAAATGTTAGGCAGATTCTGCATGGCTACAAGATAAGGAATAGAAGGCTCAAGACGATAGAGCTCATTTAGATTATCAACAATTGACTGCTCTTTTTCATTTAAAGTACCAAGTGAATTGTCTATAAATTCATTAAGCTGTCCATTGTCATTTAAATCCACCATCCACATCACTTCTCTGTCAATGCGCAAAAAAGCTTTTTTAAAGATGGCATCAGATATAAGTGGAATGTTGGCTTTGACAAAATTGCAGTAGATTTTATGCAGATACTCAATGCCGTATTTTTCCCAGATAATGCCGGCTGTGGCATAGCGTATACCATTGCTGCGCTCAAGGGTGAAGGCATTGGAGTGATGATCATAATGCCTTTCATCATTCTTGCCAGAAACATCAATAATCAGATCGGCCTTTTCCAGTATTT
Encoded here:
- a CDS encoding MYG1 family protein — translated: MIIATHDGSFHADETLACAILTYLFENSNIIRSRDMKILEKADLIIDVSGKNDERHYDHHSNAFTLERSNGIRYATAGIIWEKYGIEYLHKIYCNFVKANIPLISDAIFKKAFLRIDREVMWMVDLNDNGQLNEFIDNSLGTLNEKEQSIVDNLNELYRLEPSIPYLVAMQNLPNISGQEQNKAFLNTVKILKTLMQNIAINALHTEYGIDQVLHVYDGGPILIMHERLPWTNAFLANPEIFKDCYLAVYPDRKRGWRIQSLPHSAAQRFKNRCSAPKAWRGLDFENLDKATSLSNTIFVHKAGFTGGAMDFETNLEMARLWLKHGEYLK